One genomic region from Rosa rugosa chromosome 1, drRosRugo1.1, whole genome shotgun sequence encodes:
- the LOC133724909 gene encoding uncharacterized protein LOC133724909 isoform X8: protein MQNTAGLEISSGAETDAETQLPVKCGCLYPVGLISSSSAERIASTLLWSKWQGQVFKFLMIGLDGQDNPKPSGNCFASHSKLKAFTMAYELQADGLIYQVVYNQVLTNTKYEREFKNGCDPEFHSMETLSGDDSRWLVNIKQLFQEALGGCDHELSCKEVQHQIFSLVVPRNVIIYLRRPVGSEIDSNIIHHVDIASGLYPILFCYPISLERINHFHQIPDREWFKTEAVLRVSLGNFLFFTILSVVMIGMMSQKDPRDSIHHGGWMMKATYWFLLVIFSLFFKPNGIISFYGKMCRC from the exons ATGCAAAATACTGCAGGGTTAGAGATATCCTCTGGTGCTGAAACTGATGCTGAAACCCAACTTCCTGTCAAGTGTGGGTGTCTTTACCCAGTTGGCTTGATTTCTTCAAGTTCAG CAGAAAGGATTGCAAGCACTCTTCTGTGGAGTAAATGGCAAGGTCAGGTCTTTAAATTTCTGATGATTGGACTCGATGGACAAGATAATCCCAAACCCTCAG GAAATTGCTTTGCCTCCCACAGCAAGCTAAAAGCATTTACAATGGCATATGAACTTCAAGCTGATGGGTTGATATATCAAGTAGTTTATAATCAGGTTCTTACCAACACCAA gtaTGAAAGAGAATTTAAGAATGGATGTGACCCTGAATTCCATTCCATGGAAACACTCTCTGGGGATGACTCTAGATGGCTGGTAAACATCAAACAG TTATTTCAGGAAGCTTTGGGAGGTTGTGACCATGAGCTCTCATGCAAGGAAGTTCAACACCagattttttctttggttgtACCTAG GAATGTTATAATCTACTTAAGGCGACCAGTTGGTAGTGAAATTGATAGTAACATCATTCATCATGTGGATATTGCTTCTGGCTTGTACCCTATACTGTTCTGTTATCCAATCTCGCTAGAAA GGATTAATCATTTTCATCAGATACCTGACAGGGAGTGGTTTAAAACTGAGGCTGTTCTTCGTGTTAGCTTGGGAAACTTTCTGTTCTTCACCATCCTGTCAGTTGTGATGATTGGTATGATGAGTCAAAAGGATCCCCGTGATAGTATCCACCATGGTGGATGGATGATGAAAGCTACTTACTGGTTCCTTTTGGTGATCTTCTCATTGTTTTTCAAACCAAACGGGATTATTAGTTTCTATG
- the LOC133724909 gene encoding uncharacterized protein LOC133724909 isoform X1 — protein MRFTLGKQILLSLLARRDVTNEAIQVVTWLEISSGAETDAETQLPVKCGCLYPVGLISSSSAERIASTLLWSKWQGQVFKFLMIGLDGQDNPKPSGNCFASHSKLKAFTMAYELQADGLIYQVVYNQVLTNTKYEREFKNGCDPEFHSMETLSGDDSRWLVNIKQLFQEALGGCDHELSCKEVQHQIFSLVVPRNVIIYLRRPVGSEIDSNIIHHVDIASGLYPILFCYPISLERINHFHQIPDREWFKTEAVLRVSLGNFLFFTILSVVMIGMMSQKDPRDSIHHGGWMMKATYWFLLVIFSLFFKPNGIISFYGKMCRC, from the exons ATGAGATTTACTCTG GGGAAACAGATTTTACTGTCACTACTAGCTAGGCGTGATGTTACCAACGAAGCAATCCAAGTGGTGACCT GGTTAGAGATATCCTCTGGTGCTGAAACTGATGCTGAAACCCAACTTCCTGTCAAGTGTGGGTGTCTTTACCCAGTTGGCTTGATTTCTTCAAGTTCAG CAGAAAGGATTGCAAGCACTCTTCTGTGGAGTAAATGGCAAGGTCAGGTCTTTAAATTTCTGATGATTGGACTCGATGGACAAGATAATCCCAAACCCTCAG GAAATTGCTTTGCCTCCCACAGCAAGCTAAAAGCATTTACAATGGCATATGAACTTCAAGCTGATGGGTTGATATATCAAGTAGTTTATAATCAGGTTCTTACCAACACCAA gtaTGAAAGAGAATTTAAGAATGGATGTGACCCTGAATTCCATTCCATGGAAACACTCTCTGGGGATGACTCTAGATGGCTGGTAAACATCAAACAG TTATTTCAGGAAGCTTTGGGAGGTTGTGACCATGAGCTCTCATGCAAGGAAGTTCAACACCagattttttctttggttgtACCTAG GAATGTTATAATCTACTTAAGGCGACCAGTTGGTAGTGAAATTGATAGTAACATCATTCATCATGTGGATATTGCTTCTGGCTTGTACCCTATACTGTTCTGTTATCCAATCTCGCTAGAAA GGATTAATCATTTTCATCAGATACCTGACAGGGAGTGGTTTAAAACTGAGGCTGTTCTTCGTGTTAGCTTGGGAAACTTTCTGTTCTTCACCATCCTGTCAGTTGTGATGATTGGTATGATGAGTCAAAAGGATCCCCGTGATAGTATCCACCATGGTGGATGGATGATGAAAGCTACTTACTGGTTCCTTTTGGTGATCTTCTCATTGTTTTTCAAACCAAACGGGATTATTAGTTTCTATG
- the LOC133724909 gene encoding uncharacterized protein LOC133724909 isoform X7, producing the protein MRFTLGKQILLSLLARRDVTNEAIQVVTWLEISSGAETDAETQLPVKCGCLYPVGLISSSSAERIASTLLWSKWQGQVFKFLMIGLDGQDNPKPSGNCFASHSKLKAFTMAYELQADGLIYQVVYNQVLTNTKEFKNGCDPEFHSMETLSGDDSRWLVNIKQEALGGCDHELSCKEVQHQIFSLVVPRNVIIYLRRPVGSEIDSNIIHHVDIASGLYPILFCYPISLERINHFHQIPDREWFKTEAVLRVSLGNFLFFTILSVVMIGMMSQKDPRDSIHHGGWMMKATYWFLLVIFSLFFKPNGIISFYGKMCRC; encoded by the exons ATGAGATTTACTCTG GGGAAACAGATTTTACTGTCACTACTAGCTAGGCGTGATGTTACCAACGAAGCAATCCAAGTGGTGACCT GGTTAGAGATATCCTCTGGTGCTGAAACTGATGCTGAAACCCAACTTCCTGTCAAGTGTGGGTGTCTTTACCCAGTTGGCTTGATTTCTTCAAGTTCAG CAGAAAGGATTGCAAGCACTCTTCTGTGGAGTAAATGGCAAGGTCAGGTCTTTAAATTTCTGATGATTGGACTCGATGGACAAGATAATCCCAAACCCTCAG GAAATTGCTTTGCCTCCCACAGCAAGCTAAAAGCATTTACAATGGCATATGAACTTCAAGCTGATGGGTTGATATATCAAGTAGTTTATAATCAGGTTCTTACCAACACCAA AGAATTTAAGAATGGATGTGACCCTGAATTCCATTCCATGGAAACACTCTCTGGGGATGACTCTAGATGGCTGGTAAACATCAAACAG GAAGCTTTGGGAGGTTGTGACCATGAGCTCTCATGCAAGGAAGTTCAACACCagattttttctttggttgtACCTAG GAATGTTATAATCTACTTAAGGCGACCAGTTGGTAGTGAAATTGATAGTAACATCATTCATCATGTGGATATTGCTTCTGGCTTGTACCCTATACTGTTCTGTTATCCAATCTCGCTAGAAA GGATTAATCATTTTCATCAGATACCTGACAGGGAGTGGTTTAAAACTGAGGCTGTTCTTCGTGTTAGCTTGGGAAACTTTCTGTTCTTCACCATCCTGTCAGTTGTGATGATTGGTATGATGAGTCAAAAGGATCCCCGTGATAGTATCCACCATGGTGGATGGATGATGAAAGCTACTTACTGGTTCCTTTTGGTGATCTTCTCATTGTTTTTCAAACCAAACGGGATTATTAGTTTCTATG
- the LOC133724909 gene encoding uncharacterized protein LOC133724909 isoform X3 yields the protein MRFTLGKQILLSLLARRDVTNEAIQVVTWLEISSGAETDAETQLPVKCGCLYPVGLISSSSAERIASTLLWSKWQGQVFKFLMIGLDGQDNPKPSGNCFASHSKLKAFTMAYELQADGLIYQVVYNQVLTNTKYEREFKNGCDPEFHSMETLSGDDSRWLVNIKQLFQEALGGCDHELSCKEVQHQIFSLVVPRNVIIYLRRPVGSEIDSNIIHHVDIASGLYPILFCYPISLERINHFHQIPDREWFKTEAVLRVSLGNFLFFTILSVVMIGMMSQKDPRDSIHHGGWMMKATYWFLLVIFSLFFKPNGIISFYGVFGY from the exons ATGAGATTTACTCTG GGGAAACAGATTTTACTGTCACTACTAGCTAGGCGTGATGTTACCAACGAAGCAATCCAAGTGGTGACCT GGTTAGAGATATCCTCTGGTGCTGAAACTGATGCTGAAACCCAACTTCCTGTCAAGTGTGGGTGTCTTTACCCAGTTGGCTTGATTTCTTCAAGTTCAG CAGAAAGGATTGCAAGCACTCTTCTGTGGAGTAAATGGCAAGGTCAGGTCTTTAAATTTCTGATGATTGGACTCGATGGACAAGATAATCCCAAACCCTCAG GAAATTGCTTTGCCTCCCACAGCAAGCTAAAAGCATTTACAATGGCATATGAACTTCAAGCTGATGGGTTGATATATCAAGTAGTTTATAATCAGGTTCTTACCAACACCAA gtaTGAAAGAGAATTTAAGAATGGATGTGACCCTGAATTCCATTCCATGGAAACACTCTCTGGGGATGACTCTAGATGGCTGGTAAACATCAAACAG TTATTTCAGGAAGCTTTGGGAGGTTGTGACCATGAGCTCTCATGCAAGGAAGTTCAACACCagattttttctttggttgtACCTAG GAATGTTATAATCTACTTAAGGCGACCAGTTGGTAGTGAAATTGATAGTAACATCATTCATCATGTGGATATTGCTTCTGGCTTGTACCCTATACTGTTCTGTTATCCAATCTCGCTAGAAA GGATTAATCATTTTCATCAGATACCTGACAGGGAGTGGTTTAAAACTGAGGCTGTTCTTCGTGTTAGCTTGGGAAACTTTCTGTTCTTCACCATCCTGTCAGTTGTGATGATTGGTATGATGAGTCAAAAGGATCCCCGTGATAGTATCCACCATGGTGGATGGATGATGAAAGCTACTTACTGGTTCCTTTTGGTGATCTTCTCATTGTTTTTCAAACCAAACGGGATTATTAGTTTCTATG GAGTTTTTGGCTATTAG
- the LOC133724909 gene encoding uncharacterized protein LOC133724909 isoform X5, with translation MRFTLGKQILLSLLARRDVTNEAIQVVTWLEISSGAETDAETQLPVKCGCLYPVGLISSSSAERIASTLLWSKWQGQVFKFLMIGLDGQDNPKPSGNCFASHSKLKAFTMAYELQADGLIYQVVYNQVLTNTKEFKNGCDPEFHSMETLSGDDSRWLVNIKQLFQEALGGCDHELSCKEVQHQIFSLVVPRNVIIYLRRPVGSEIDSNIIHHVDIASGLYPILFCYPISLERINHFHQIPDREWFKTEAVLRVSLGNFLFFTILSVVMIGMMSQKDPRDSIHHGGWMMKATYWFLLVIFSLFFKPNGIISFYGKMCRC, from the exons ATGAGATTTACTCTG GGGAAACAGATTTTACTGTCACTACTAGCTAGGCGTGATGTTACCAACGAAGCAATCCAAGTGGTGACCT GGTTAGAGATATCCTCTGGTGCTGAAACTGATGCTGAAACCCAACTTCCTGTCAAGTGTGGGTGTCTTTACCCAGTTGGCTTGATTTCTTCAAGTTCAG CAGAAAGGATTGCAAGCACTCTTCTGTGGAGTAAATGGCAAGGTCAGGTCTTTAAATTTCTGATGATTGGACTCGATGGACAAGATAATCCCAAACCCTCAG GAAATTGCTTTGCCTCCCACAGCAAGCTAAAAGCATTTACAATGGCATATGAACTTCAAGCTGATGGGTTGATATATCAAGTAGTTTATAATCAGGTTCTTACCAACACCAA AGAATTTAAGAATGGATGTGACCCTGAATTCCATTCCATGGAAACACTCTCTGGGGATGACTCTAGATGGCTGGTAAACATCAAACAG TTATTTCAGGAAGCTTTGGGAGGTTGTGACCATGAGCTCTCATGCAAGGAAGTTCAACACCagattttttctttggttgtACCTAG GAATGTTATAATCTACTTAAGGCGACCAGTTGGTAGTGAAATTGATAGTAACATCATTCATCATGTGGATATTGCTTCTGGCTTGTACCCTATACTGTTCTGTTATCCAATCTCGCTAGAAA GGATTAATCATTTTCATCAGATACCTGACAGGGAGTGGTTTAAAACTGAGGCTGTTCTTCGTGTTAGCTTGGGAAACTTTCTGTTCTTCACCATCCTGTCAGTTGTGATGATTGGTATGATGAGTCAAAAGGATCCCCGTGATAGTATCCACCATGGTGGATGGATGATGAAAGCTACTTACTGGTTCCTTTTGGTGATCTTCTCATTGTTTTTCAAACCAAACGGGATTATTAGTTTCTATG
- the LOC133724909 gene encoding uncharacterized protein LOC133724909 isoform X4: MRFTLILLSLLARRDVTNEAIQVVTWLEISSGAETDAETQLPVKCGCLYPVGLISSSSAERIASTLLWSKWQGQVFKFLMIGLDGQDNPKPSGNCFASHSKLKAFTMAYELQADGLIYQVVYNQVLTNTKYEREFKNGCDPEFHSMETLSGDDSRWLVNIKQLFQEALGGCDHELSCKEVQHQIFSLVVPRNVIIYLRRPVGSEIDSNIIHHVDIASGLYPILFCYPISLERINHFHQIPDREWFKTEAVLRVSLGNFLFFTILSVVMIGMMSQKDPRDSIHHGGWMMKATYWFLLVIFSLFFKPNGIISFYGKMCRC, encoded by the exons ATGAGATTTACTCTG ATTTTACTGTCACTACTAGCTAGGCGTGATGTTACCAACGAAGCAATCCAAGTGGTGACCT GGTTAGAGATATCCTCTGGTGCTGAAACTGATGCTGAAACCCAACTTCCTGTCAAGTGTGGGTGTCTTTACCCAGTTGGCTTGATTTCTTCAAGTTCAG CAGAAAGGATTGCAAGCACTCTTCTGTGGAGTAAATGGCAAGGTCAGGTCTTTAAATTTCTGATGATTGGACTCGATGGACAAGATAATCCCAAACCCTCAG GAAATTGCTTTGCCTCCCACAGCAAGCTAAAAGCATTTACAATGGCATATGAACTTCAAGCTGATGGGTTGATATATCAAGTAGTTTATAATCAGGTTCTTACCAACACCAA gtaTGAAAGAGAATTTAAGAATGGATGTGACCCTGAATTCCATTCCATGGAAACACTCTCTGGGGATGACTCTAGATGGCTGGTAAACATCAAACAG TTATTTCAGGAAGCTTTGGGAGGTTGTGACCATGAGCTCTCATGCAAGGAAGTTCAACACCagattttttctttggttgtACCTAG GAATGTTATAATCTACTTAAGGCGACCAGTTGGTAGTGAAATTGATAGTAACATCATTCATCATGTGGATATTGCTTCTGGCTTGTACCCTATACTGTTCTGTTATCCAATCTCGCTAGAAA GGATTAATCATTTTCATCAGATACCTGACAGGGAGTGGTTTAAAACTGAGGCTGTTCTTCGTGTTAGCTTGGGAAACTTTCTGTTCTTCACCATCCTGTCAGTTGTGATGATTGGTATGATGAGTCAAAAGGATCCCCGTGATAGTATCCACCATGGTGGATGGATGATGAAAGCTACTTACTGGTTCCTTTTGGTGATCTTCTCATTGTTTTTCAAACCAAACGGGATTATTAGTTTCTATG
- the LOC133724909 gene encoding uncharacterized protein LOC133724909 isoform X2, producing the protein MRFTLGKQILLSLLARRDVTNEAIQVVTWLEISSGAETDAETQLPVKCGCLYPVGLISSSSERIASTLLWSKWQGQVFKFLMIGLDGQDNPKPSGNCFASHSKLKAFTMAYELQADGLIYQVVYNQVLTNTKYEREFKNGCDPEFHSMETLSGDDSRWLVNIKQLFQEALGGCDHELSCKEVQHQIFSLVVPRNVIIYLRRPVGSEIDSNIIHHVDIASGLYPILFCYPISLERINHFHQIPDREWFKTEAVLRVSLGNFLFFTILSVVMIGMMSQKDPRDSIHHGGWMMKATYWFLLVIFSLFFKPNGIISFYGKMCRC; encoded by the exons ATGAGATTTACTCTG GGGAAACAGATTTTACTGTCACTACTAGCTAGGCGTGATGTTACCAACGAAGCAATCCAAGTGGTGACCT GGTTAGAGATATCCTCTGGTGCTGAAACTGATGCTGAAACCCAACTTCCTGTCAAGTGTGGGTGTCTTTACCCAGTTGGCTTGATTTCTTCAAGTTCAG AAAGGATTGCAAGCACTCTTCTGTGGAGTAAATGGCAAGGTCAGGTCTTTAAATTTCTGATGATTGGACTCGATGGACAAGATAATCCCAAACCCTCAG GAAATTGCTTTGCCTCCCACAGCAAGCTAAAAGCATTTACAATGGCATATGAACTTCAAGCTGATGGGTTGATATATCAAGTAGTTTATAATCAGGTTCTTACCAACACCAA gtaTGAAAGAGAATTTAAGAATGGATGTGACCCTGAATTCCATTCCATGGAAACACTCTCTGGGGATGACTCTAGATGGCTGGTAAACATCAAACAG TTATTTCAGGAAGCTTTGGGAGGTTGTGACCATGAGCTCTCATGCAAGGAAGTTCAACACCagattttttctttggttgtACCTAG GAATGTTATAATCTACTTAAGGCGACCAGTTGGTAGTGAAATTGATAGTAACATCATTCATCATGTGGATATTGCTTCTGGCTTGTACCCTATACTGTTCTGTTATCCAATCTCGCTAGAAA GGATTAATCATTTTCATCAGATACCTGACAGGGAGTGGTTTAAAACTGAGGCTGTTCTTCGTGTTAGCTTGGGAAACTTTCTGTTCTTCACCATCCTGTCAGTTGTGATGATTGGTATGATGAGTCAAAAGGATCCCCGTGATAGTATCCACCATGGTGGATGGATGATGAAAGCTACTTACTGGTTCCTTTTGGTGATCTTCTCATTGTTTTTCAAACCAAACGGGATTATTAGTTTCTATG
- the LOC133724909 gene encoding uncharacterized protein LOC133724909 isoform X6 encodes MRFTLGKQILLSLLARRDVTNEAIQVVTWLEISSGAETDAETQLPVKCGCLYPVGLISSSSAERIASTLLWSKWQGQVFKFLMIGLDGQDNPKPSGNCFASHSKLKAFTMAYELQADGLIYQVVYNQVLTNTKYEREFKNGCDPEFHSMETLSGDDSRWLVNIKQEALGGCDHELSCKEVQHQIFSLVVPRNVIIYLRRPVGSEIDSNIIHHVDIASGLYPILFCYPISLERINHFHQIPDREWFKTEAVLRVSLGNFLFFTILSVVMIGMMSQKDPRDSIHHGGWMMKATYWFLLVIFSLFFKPNGIISFYGKMCRC; translated from the exons ATGAGATTTACTCTG GGGAAACAGATTTTACTGTCACTACTAGCTAGGCGTGATGTTACCAACGAAGCAATCCAAGTGGTGACCT GGTTAGAGATATCCTCTGGTGCTGAAACTGATGCTGAAACCCAACTTCCTGTCAAGTGTGGGTGTCTTTACCCAGTTGGCTTGATTTCTTCAAGTTCAG CAGAAAGGATTGCAAGCACTCTTCTGTGGAGTAAATGGCAAGGTCAGGTCTTTAAATTTCTGATGATTGGACTCGATGGACAAGATAATCCCAAACCCTCAG GAAATTGCTTTGCCTCCCACAGCAAGCTAAAAGCATTTACAATGGCATATGAACTTCAAGCTGATGGGTTGATATATCAAGTAGTTTATAATCAGGTTCTTACCAACACCAA gtaTGAAAGAGAATTTAAGAATGGATGTGACCCTGAATTCCATTCCATGGAAACACTCTCTGGGGATGACTCTAGATGGCTGGTAAACATCAAACAG GAAGCTTTGGGAGGTTGTGACCATGAGCTCTCATGCAAGGAAGTTCAACACCagattttttctttggttgtACCTAG GAATGTTATAATCTACTTAAGGCGACCAGTTGGTAGTGAAATTGATAGTAACATCATTCATCATGTGGATATTGCTTCTGGCTTGTACCCTATACTGTTCTGTTATCCAATCTCGCTAGAAA GGATTAATCATTTTCATCAGATACCTGACAGGGAGTGGTTTAAAACTGAGGCTGTTCTTCGTGTTAGCTTGGGAAACTTTCTGTTCTTCACCATCCTGTCAGTTGTGATGATTGGTATGATGAGTCAAAAGGATCCCCGTGATAGTATCCACCATGGTGGATGGATGATGAAAGCTACTTACTGGTTCCTTTTGGTGATCTTCTCATTGTTTTTCAAACCAAACGGGATTATTAGTTTCTATG
- the LOC133724909 gene encoding uncharacterized protein LOC133724909 isoform X9, translated as MQNTAGLEISSGAETDAETQLPVKCGCLYPVGLISSSSERIASTLLWSKWQGQVFKFLMIGLDGQDNPKPSGNCFASHSKLKAFTMAYELQADGLIYQVVYNQVLTNTKYEREFKNGCDPEFHSMETLSGDDSRWLVNIKQLFQEALGGCDHELSCKEVQHQIFSLVVPRNVIIYLRRPVGSEIDSNIIHHVDIASGLYPILFCYPISLERINHFHQIPDREWFKTEAVLRVSLGNFLFFTILSVVMIGMMSQKDPRDSIHHGGWMMKATYWFLLVIFSLFFKPNGIISFYGKMCRC; from the exons ATGCAAAATACTGCAGGGTTAGAGATATCCTCTGGTGCTGAAACTGATGCTGAAACCCAACTTCCTGTCAAGTGTGGGTGTCTTTACCCAGTTGGCTTGATTTCTTCAAGTTCAG AAAGGATTGCAAGCACTCTTCTGTGGAGTAAATGGCAAGGTCAGGTCTTTAAATTTCTGATGATTGGACTCGATGGACAAGATAATCCCAAACCCTCAG GAAATTGCTTTGCCTCCCACAGCAAGCTAAAAGCATTTACAATGGCATATGAACTTCAAGCTGATGGGTTGATATATCAAGTAGTTTATAATCAGGTTCTTACCAACACCAA gtaTGAAAGAGAATTTAAGAATGGATGTGACCCTGAATTCCATTCCATGGAAACACTCTCTGGGGATGACTCTAGATGGCTGGTAAACATCAAACAG TTATTTCAGGAAGCTTTGGGAGGTTGTGACCATGAGCTCTCATGCAAGGAAGTTCAACACCagattttttctttggttgtACCTAG GAATGTTATAATCTACTTAAGGCGACCAGTTGGTAGTGAAATTGATAGTAACATCATTCATCATGTGGATATTGCTTCTGGCTTGTACCCTATACTGTTCTGTTATCCAATCTCGCTAGAAA GGATTAATCATTTTCATCAGATACCTGACAGGGAGTGGTTTAAAACTGAGGCTGTTCTTCGTGTTAGCTTGGGAAACTTTCTGTTCTTCACCATCCTGTCAGTTGTGATGATTGGTATGATGAGTCAAAAGGATCCCCGTGATAGTATCCACCATGGTGGATGGATGATGAAAGCTACTTACTGGTTCCTTTTGGTGATCTTCTCATTGTTTTTCAAACCAAACGGGATTATTAGTTTCTATG